The Bombus pascuorum chromosome 11, iyBomPasc1.1, whole genome shotgun sequence genome has a window encoding:
- the LOC132912310 gene encoding uncharacterized protein LOC132912310 isoform X2 yields the protein MTDLDVDDSLTKLNTQLNKSMVLMDATETEIPQSKSNRSITINPNIQPASPHVNSPIVKKSILKKAEKKNLTEAEQHIENNKETRGEISGNRASINVTSTTRPRTISDLVQQEDLIMETTDTTLSLDDLSDSEDIWIMDVPGTIDPNELKGQMLIFGEKSKFKIKEEKYCAVNHKVKCNITCVLHTVNMKPAGTITIRRKLSNILKTKPMQIEKCSVPFPKNLRTRHPLFGVNYKGNVEKM from the exons ATGACTGATTTAGATGTGGATGATTCTTTAACTAAGTTAAATactcaattaaataaaagcatGGTCCTAATGGATGCCACAGAAACTGAAATACCTCAGTCAAAGAGTAATAGATCTATAACGATCAACCCAAACATTCAACCTGCCAGTCCACATGTTAATTCACCTATAGTTAAGAAAAGCATTTTGAAAAAAGCTGAGAAAAAAAATCTAACAGAAGCGGAGCAAcatatagaaaataacaaagaaacaaGAGGTGAAATAAGTGGCAACAGAGCATCAATTAATGTAACATCTACTACAAGACCACGtact atcaGTGATTTAGTACAACAAGAAGACTTAATTATGGAAACTACAGATACTACATTGAGTTTAGATGATCTATCTGATAGCGAAGACATATGGATCATGGATGTTCCTGGAACA ATAGATCCAAATGAACTTAAAGGTCAGATGTTAATATTTGGAGagaaatctaaatttaaaattaaagaggaaaaataCTGTGCAGTGAATCATAAagttaaatgtaatattacatgTGTACTTCATACTG TCAATATGAAGCCAGCAGGTACAATTACTATCAGACGaaaactttcaaatattttaaaaactaaaccaatgcaaatagaaaaatgCAGTGTACCATTCCCAAAAAATTTGAGAACTCGGCATCCATTATTTGGTGTCAATTACAAAGGTAATgttgaaaaaatgtaa
- the LOC132912310 gene encoding uncharacterized protein LOC132912310 isoform X1: MTDLDVDDSLTKLNTQLNKSMVLMDATETEIPQSKSNRSITINPNIQPASPHVNSPIVKKSILKKAEKKNLTEAEQHIENNKETRGEISGNRASINVTSTTRPRTISDLVQQEDLIMETTDTTLSLDDLSDSEDIWIMDVPGTIDPNELKGQMLIFGEKSKFKIKEEKYCAVNHKVKCNITCVLHTGKVKSQYKTVNMKPAGTITIRRKLSNILKTKPMQIEKCSVPFPKNLRTRHPLFGVNYKGNVEKM; the protein is encoded by the exons ATGACTGATTTAGATGTGGATGATTCTTTAACTAAGTTAAATactcaattaaataaaagcatGGTCCTAATGGATGCCACAGAAACTGAAATACCTCAGTCAAAGAGTAATAGATCTATAACGATCAACCCAAACATTCAACCTGCCAGTCCACATGTTAATTCACCTATAGTTAAGAAAAGCATTTTGAAAAAAGCTGAGAAAAAAAATCTAACAGAAGCGGAGCAAcatatagaaaataacaaagaaacaaGAGGTGAAATAAGTGGCAACAGAGCATCAATTAATGTAACATCTACTACAAGACCACGtact atcaGTGATTTAGTACAACAAGAAGACTTAATTATGGAAACTACAGATACTACATTGAGTTTAGATGATCTATCTGATAGCGAAGACATATGGATCATGGATGTTCCTGGAACA ATAGATCCAAATGAACTTAAAGGTCAGATGTTAATATTTGGAGagaaatctaaatttaaaattaaagaggaaaaataCTGTGCAGTGAATCATAAagttaaatgtaatattacatgTGTACTTCATACTGGTAAAGTAAAATCGCAATATAAAACtg TCAATATGAAGCCAGCAGGTACAATTACTATCAGACGaaaactttcaaatattttaaaaactaaaccaatgcaaatagaaaaatgCAGTGTACCATTCCCAAAAAATTTGAGAACTCGGCATCCATTATTTGGTGTCAATTACAAAGGTAATgttgaaaaaatgtaa